One region of Tumebacillus amylolyticus genomic DNA includes:
- a CDS encoding S-layer homology domain-containing protein: protein MKKVIATLSVLSMLSLTAVPAFAHDNGNGKSQAHGKIKAHFTMPTNPNLNMSDVKGHWAEKFILDLIKKGVLSGMDAKHFEPDNTVSRAQWAVMVTRYFDLQNTATKQDFTDVPVKSWEYSYVESVKDYFDAYRDLNGNLAFHPDTAATRQDVTVTLVKILTKLDPTIKVMDATAADALLKGQFSDADKIAPVLRPYVATAVQYDLIHGDGKGHFNPKDSLSRAEAATLLDLLLENNIVVGDDQPDVPTTDQSHATALTALSNTIVTNLDNTTHALTVANGTTVAILEAILSVDGGKGTVQVYTDSTKATEADSAATLTNSMVVVATAQDGTTKTSYTIALPEVKSTVTTLTTSSNVLVTTIDNTDHKLTVLNGLTASALKTVLSVDGGKGTVEVFTDSTQTTKVEDSATLTDTMTVVATAQDGTTKTVYTIAL from the coding sequence ATGAAAAAAGTTATCGCAACTCTCTCCGTACTTTCCATGCTCTCTCTGACCGCAGTTCCGGCCTTCGCTCATGACAACGGCAACGGCAAATCTCAAGCTCACGGCAAAATCAAAGCTCACTTCACCATGCCGACCAACCCGAACCTCAACATGTCCGACGTCAAAGGCCACTGGGCTGAGAAATTCATCCTCGACCTCATCAAAAAAGGCGTCCTCTCCGGCATGGATGCAAAACACTTCGAACCGGACAACACCGTCTCCCGCGCTCAATGGGCAGTCATGGTCACCCGTTACTTCGATCTGCAAAACACCGCAACCAAGCAAGACTTCACCGACGTTCCGGTTAAATCTTGGGAATACTCCTACGTCGAATCTGTAAAAGACTACTTCGACGCGTACCGCGACCTCAACGGCAACCTGGCGTTCCACCCGGACACCGCCGCAACTCGCCAAGACGTCACCGTAACGCTCGTCAAGATCCTCACCAAACTCGACCCGACCATCAAAGTGATGGACGCTACCGCTGCCGACGCTCTCCTCAAAGGTCAGTTCTCGGACGCTGATAAAATCGCTCCGGTCCTTCGCCCGTACGTCGCGACCGCAGTTCAATACGACCTGATCCACGGCGACGGCAAAGGCCATTTCAACCCGAAAGACTCCCTGTCCCGCGCAGAAGCTGCAACCTTGCTCGACCTGCTGCTGGAAAACAACATCGTCGTCGGCGATGACCAACCGGACGTTCCGACGACCGACCAATCCCACGCGACCGCGCTGACTGCGCTCAGCAACACGATCGTCACCAACCTTGACAACACCACCCACGCCCTGACCGTGGCAAACGGAACGACCGTCGCGATCCTCGAAGCGATTCTCTCCGTTGACGGTGGCAAAGGCACCGTGCAAGTCTACACCGACAGCACCAAAGCAACCGAAGCTGACAGCGCTGCAACCCTGACCAACTCGATGGTTGTCGTCGCAACCGCTCAAGACGGCACGACGAAAACTTCCTACACCATCGCTCTGCCGGAAGTGAAAAGCACCGTCACGACGCTGACCACCTCCAGCAACGTTCTGGTTACCACCATCGACAACACGGATCACAAACTGACCGTTCTGAACGGCCTCACCGCTTCCGCTCTGAAAACCGTCCTCTCCGTAGACGGCGGCAAAGGCACGGTCGAAGTCTTCACCGACTCCACCCAAACGACCAAAGTGGAAGACTCCGCAACCCTGACCGACACCATGACCGTCGTAGCAACCGCTCAAGACGGCACCACCAAAACCGTTTACACCATCGCGCTCTAA
- a CDS encoding phage tail protein, whose translation MAEPFVGEIRLFSYNRIPQGWLPCNGQLLNIQQNMALYALLSTKFGGDGKTTFALPNLQGRVPIHPNNANPNLAYAASGGESAHTLTLKEIPIHDHQVYASSVAATTAAPGGAVWGSQANQFAPASDPGTLVPLNANAYAAAGGSAAHSNMQPYLTVSYCIATTGIYPSRS comes from the coding sequence ATGGCAGAGCCGTTTGTAGGAGAGATTCGGCTGTTTTCGTATAATCGAATTCCGCAGGGATGGTTGCCTTGTAACGGGCAACTGTTGAACATTCAACAGAATATGGCACTCTATGCTCTCTTGAGCACAAAATTCGGTGGCGACGGAAAAACGACGTTCGCTTTGCCGAACTTGCAAGGTCGAGTTCCGATTCATCCGAACAACGCCAACCCGAATTTGGCGTACGCGGCATCCGGCGGTGAAAGCGCACACACGTTGACCCTCAAGGAAATTCCGATACATGACCATCAAGTGTACGCTTCAAGCGTTGCAGCCACCACCGCAGCACCGGGAGGCGCGGTGTGGGGAAGCCAAGCGAATCAGTTTGCTCCGGCTTCGGACCCCGGGACGCTCGTCCCGTTGAATGCCAATGCGTATGCTGCGGCCGGCGGGAGTGCAGCACACAGCAACATGCAACCGTACTTGACCGTGTCTTATTGCATTGCAACGACCGGGATCTATCCATCTCGGTCCTAA
- a CDS encoding LacI family DNA-binding transcriptional regulator: protein MSDKKVTIRDVAHAAGVSIATVSRYINQNFSSMSEETKLRIEEVILTLNYHPNKMAQGLKGQSRTLAVVVVNMSYPFCVSVIRSISEALNAAGYSLLVCETGDDPKRELTLLHSLVAHGVDGIILQTNGQNLKVLQDLAQKMPIVLVDRHFEIAGVKNVITNNEESSYLLTDALCTEGYECIYFISETLNGLSTRTERLAGYQRACEERSLDPHVCWVDRSDPATFEAVMEQLRQHPRQQPFAVYTSNGLLMMELYPMLTGLALQVPQEMGIATFDEPDWVKLTQPRMTCIRQPTHEIGQLAATTVLERLRGDIKAHLQPAVQTIPSVLVFSPSTQRTNEKRYDAQR from the coding sequence ATGTCAGATAAAAAAGTAACCATCCGAGACGTTGCGCACGCGGCCGGTGTTTCCATCGCCACCGTGTCCCGTTATATCAATCAAAACTTCTCCTCCATGAGCGAGGAAACCAAACTGCGGATTGAGGAAGTCATCCTCACCCTCAACTACCACCCGAACAAAATGGCCCAAGGTCTCAAAGGCCAGAGCCGCACTCTCGCGGTCGTCGTGGTGAACATGAGCTACCCGTTTTGCGTCTCGGTGATCCGTTCGATCTCCGAAGCGCTCAACGCGGCGGGGTATTCGCTGCTCGTCTGTGAGACGGGCGATGATCCGAAGCGTGAACTCACCCTGCTCCACTCTCTGGTCGCGCACGGCGTTGACGGCATCATCCTCCAAACGAACGGACAGAACCTCAAAGTCCTCCAAGACCTCGCGCAAAAAATGCCGATCGTGCTCGTCGACCGTCATTTCGAAATCGCAGGGGTCAAAAACGTCATTACCAACAACGAAGAATCTTCCTATTTGCTCACGGACGCCTTGTGTACAGAAGGGTATGAATGCATCTATTTCATCTCGGAGACGCTGAACGGGCTCAGTACGCGGACGGAGCGGTTGGCGGGATACCAACGGGCTTGTGAGGAGCGTTCTCTCGACCCGCACGTTTGCTGGGTGGATCGAAGCGACCCTGCCACGTTTGAAGCTGTTATGGAACAACTCCGGCAACACCCGCGTCAGCAACCCTTTGCCGTGTATACGTCGAACGGCTTGCTGATGATGGAGTTGTACCCGATGCTGACCGGTTTGGCCCTGCAAGTGCCGCAGGAGATGGGCATCGCGACATTTGACGAACCGGATTGGGTGAAACTCACGCAACCGCGGATGACCTGCATCCGACAGCCAACGCACGAGATCGGGCAACTCGCCGCCACTACCGTTCTGGAGCGATTGCGCGGAGATATCAAAGCTCATTTGCAACCCGCCGTGCAGACGATTCCGTCCGTCCTGGTGTTCTCGCCCTCCACACAACGAACAAACGAAAAAAGATACGACGCACAGAGATAG
- a CDS encoding phage tail protein yields the protein MATAYVGEIRMFASGKVPNGWALCDGSLLSVNAYPALYSLISTTYGGDGVNNFALPDLRGRLPIHVSSQYPMGSKAGTEKVTLTTAQLPNHTHPGQASSAVGTSADPTNAFWAASTGASNTNFTDGVGVTLTSMSAAAVSSVGSNGAHDNMMPSFTLNFIIALNGEYPNLQ from the coding sequence ATGGCTACGGCCTATGTAGGTGAAATTCGCATGTTTGCAAGCGGTAAAGTTCCGAACGGGTGGGCGCTTTGCGACGGTTCCTTGCTGTCGGTGAACGCATACCCGGCACTGTACTCCTTGATCTCCACGACGTATGGCGGCGACGGTGTAAACAACTTTGCGCTTCCGGATCTGAGAGGGCGACTGCCGATTCACGTGAGCAGTCAATATCCGATGGGGAGTAAAGCAGGAACCGAGAAGGTTACGTTGACCACAGCTCAATTGCCGAATCATACGCATCCGGGACAAGCATCCAGCGCGGTCGGTACAAGTGCAGATCCGACCAATGCGTTCTGGGCCGCATCGACCGGGGCCAGCAACACCAACTTCACCGATGGTGTCGGTGTGACGTTGACGTCCATGAGCGCGGCAGCCGTCAGCAGCGTGGGATCGAACGGGGCACACGACAACATGATGCCGTCCTTCACGCTCAACTTTATCATCGCTTTGAACGGCGAATATCCGAACCTTCAATAA
- a CDS encoding phage tail protein: MADAYIGEIRLFAGSFAPTGWEFCNGQQLSIQQYQALYTILGTTYGGDSRTYFNLPNLQGMAPMGQGAGPGLTPRQMGDQDGTSTVTLDVSTLPPHNHLPQALNARGMSNSPQGNYWAETVPSGPARTQVKLYGTTPNVTLNDQVMAPVGGNAQGAADPHNNMQPYLAINFIICTTDGQYPDFNN, encoded by the coding sequence ATGGCAGACGCATATATCGGAGAAATTCGACTCTTTGCAGGTTCCTTTGCACCTACTGGGTGGGAATTTTGTAACGGACAGCAATTGTCCATCCAACAGTACCAAGCGTTGTACACCATCTTGGGTACTACGTATGGCGGAGACAGCAGAACGTACTTCAATTTGCCGAACTTGCAAGGCATGGCACCGATGGGTCAAGGTGCAGGCCCGGGCCTCACGCCGCGACAAATGGGCGATCAAGATGGGACATCGACAGTTACCTTGGACGTTTCGACGCTTCCTCCACACAACCATCTGCCGCAAGCACTGAACGCCAGAGGGATGTCGAACTCTCCGCAGGGCAACTACTGGGCAGAAACCGTTCCCTCGGGACCCGCGCGCACTCAAGTGAAGTTATACGGTACGACACCGAACGTCACCCTGAATGATCAAGTGATGGCCCCGGTTGGCGGCAATGCACAAGGGGCGGCGGACCCTCATAACAACATGCAGCCGTACCTCGCGATCAACTTCATCATCTGCACGACCGATGGGCAATACCCGGATTTTAACAACTAG
- a CDS encoding PD-(D/E)XK nuclease family protein, with protein sequence MRSLYARLYSLLANATAEAKEDFLTEILSSVLEEPATMTHFFSTLLSTTIVEPKHLRVLTQQTFEKLSTHQVDSRPDLVLTFEDGGTHHIAFLENKLDSVEGSDQLKRYADHLYEYEMRGYRTTLIYLTKHHDPKDRHLIVPTSSACRFKQVRWYEIYSWHAERTEGQRNHFLHYMEELELNNKRRFTPDLILGMQNLQVIWRLMEDCLGAEVHDALTASFKRPADQSNRTPHIRDNGRFLKCSYYDSYKLWVGCGFYFTKQDFPNVCVMIEVAPNAQDRNKVIDAMIEFCNDNPTWTGHDLDVPRSWASIRYEKPLSEFLTQEDQVSAIQDFFCECLKELVSFKQKHPDLPWV encoded by the coding sequence ATGAGATCTTTGTACGCGCGGTTGTACTCCTTGCTCGCAAACGCAACAGCAGAGGCCAAAGAGGATTTTCTAACGGAGATTCTCAGTTCCGTTCTTGAGGAACCCGCAACAATGACCCATTTTTTCAGCACTCTGCTCTCCACAACAATTGTAGAACCGAAACACCTGCGAGTTCTTACTCAACAAACATTTGAAAAGCTTTCTACACACCAAGTTGACTCCAGACCCGACCTCGTACTCACGTTCGAAGACGGGGGAACGCATCATATCGCGTTTCTTGAGAACAAGTTGGATTCGGTCGAAGGAAGCGACCAACTCAAAAGATACGCAGACCATCTCTATGAATATGAGATGAGAGGATACCGCACCACCCTGATCTATCTAACAAAACATCATGATCCCAAAGATCGACATTTGATCGTGCCAACAAGTTCGGCCTGTCGATTTAAGCAAGTTCGTTGGTATGAGATATATTCTTGGCATGCTGAACGGACTGAGGGTCAACGCAATCACTTTCTGCACTATATGGAGGAGTTAGAGTTGAATAACAAGAGAAGATTCACACCTGACCTTATTCTGGGTATGCAGAATCTACAGGTGATTTGGCGGCTGATGGAAGACTGCTTGGGGGCGGAGGTTCATGACGCCCTGACAGCATCGTTTAAGAGACCGGCGGACCAATCGAACCGAACCCCGCATATTCGAGACAATGGGAGATTTCTGAAATGTTCTTATTATGATTCCTACAAGTTGTGGGTAGGATGTGGATTTTACTTTACCAAACAGGATTTTCCCAACGTCTGCGTGATGATTGAAGTCGCTCCAAACGCACAGGATCGAAACAAAGTCATTGACGCCATGATCGAGTTTTGCAATGACAATCCAACTTGGACAGGTCACGATCTGGATGTACCCAGGTCGTGGGCAAGTATTCGGTATGAGAAGCCGTTATCTGAATTCCTGACGCAGGAAGATCAGGTGTCCGCGATACAAGACTTTTTCTGCGAGTGTCTCAAGGAGCTCGTTTCCTTTAAACAAAAGCATCCTGACCTTCCTTGGGTATGA
- a CDS encoding acyltransferase family protein, whose protein sequence is MPEKLEKEKHQGRYMAGLDGLRALAVLAVMAYHLHFKWAPGGLLGVGVFFVLSGYLITDILASQWERDGKLNLRDFWMRRVRRLLPAMLFLVLVVVLWVLFVPGSQPSSLAGDVWASVLYINNWWLVFHHVSYFESFGPPSPLGHLWSLAVEEQFYLLWPFLVALCVKFVPSRAWRTALVLLGAVASAVAMALLYEPGVDPSRVYYGTDTRAFALLIGAALAWVWPSAKLQESLAKKARVSLDLAGGAGLLVILLMVWLTNQYQTFLYRGGFVLLSVATAMVVAMLAHPASRLANVLGAQPLRWLGVRSYGMYLWHYPIIVLTSPAVDTGGLDVWRSLLQVALTIGIAALSYEFVEKPIRYRTASYNKIVVAACTVVALGVSGGAMALPAPQIPTHAVPVTVTPEPSATTSSASPTCHGVTAMGDSVMLDAEPFLKEFLPGIVVDAQVGRQMVQLPDVVERLKSEGKLGSCVMIQTGTNGPFTQDQLVALLDSLGPDRQIVLVNTRVPRPWESVVNSTLQEVAASYPHTTLVDWYGNSAGKDSYFYPDGVHLNPEGAQVYASLLSVEVTTDKER, encoded by the coding sequence ATGCCTGAGAAGCTTGAGAAGGAAAAGCATCAAGGCCGTTACATGGCCGGGTTGGACGGACTGCGGGCTCTGGCTGTGCTCGCCGTCATGGCGTATCATCTGCACTTCAAGTGGGCTCCCGGCGGGTTGTTGGGGGTGGGTGTGTTTTTCGTGTTGTCGGGGTATCTGATCACCGATATCCTGGCAAGTCAGTGGGAGCGGGACGGGAAGTTGAACTTGCGGGACTTCTGGATGCGGCGGGTGCGCAGGTTGTTGCCGGCGATGCTTTTTCTGGTGTTGGTCGTGGTTTTGTGGGTGCTGTTCGTTCCGGGGTCGCAGCCGTCCTCGTTGGCGGGGGATGTGTGGGCGTCCGTTTTGTATATCAACAATTGGTGGTTGGTGTTCCACCATGTTTCCTACTTTGAAAGTTTCGGACCGCCGTCGCCGCTCGGGCATCTCTGGTCGCTGGCGGTGGAGGAGCAATTTTATCTGCTCTGGCCGTTTTTGGTGGCGCTTTGCGTGAAGTTTGTTCCGAGCAGGGCATGGCGTACGGCGTTGGTTTTGCTCGGAGCGGTGGCGTCTGCGGTTGCCATGGCGCTGCTGTATGAGCCGGGAGTCGATCCGAGTCGAGTCTATTATGGAACGGATACGAGAGCGTTCGCGTTGCTCATCGGGGCGGCGCTTGCTTGGGTCTGGCCGAGTGCGAAGTTGCAGGAGAGCCTTGCAAAAAAAGCACGTGTGAGCCTCGATCTGGCGGGTGGCGCGGGTCTGTTGGTCATTCTCCTCATGGTTTGGCTGACGAATCAGTACCAGACTTTTTTGTATCGCGGCGGGTTCGTGTTGCTCTCGGTGGCGACGGCGATGGTCGTGGCGATGCTCGCTCATCCGGCGAGTCGTTTGGCGAACGTATTGGGTGCGCAACCTCTGCGCTGGCTTGGTGTGCGGTCGTATGGGATGTATCTGTGGCACTATCCGATCATCGTCTTGACGAGTCCGGCGGTGGATACGGGCGGTTTGGATGTGTGGAGGTCGTTGTTGCAAGTGGCGTTGACGATTGGGATTGCGGCGCTGTCCTACGAGTTCGTTGAAAAACCGATCCGCTATCGCACCGCATCCTACAATAAAATCGTCGTCGCCGCCTGCACCGTGGTCGCGTTGGGCGTTTCAGGCGGGGCGATGGCATTGCCAGCGCCGCAGATTCCTACCCATGCCGTGCCTGTGACGGTGACTCCTGAACCTTCCGCAACTACGTCATCTGCCTCTCCGACGTGCCACGGCGTGACGGCGATGGGCGACTCGGTGATGCTCGATGCAGAGCCCTTTTTAAAAGAGTTCCTGCCCGGCATCGTGGTTGACGCGCAGGTGGGGCGGCAGATGGTTCAACTGCCTGACGTGGTGGAGCGTTTGAAGTCTGAGGGCAAGCTTGGCTCGTGCGTGATGATTCAAACGGGCACGAACGGACCTTTTACTCAAGACCAACTGGTAGCGCTTTTAGATTCTCTGGGTCCTGACCGGCAGATCGTGCTCGTGAACACCCGTGTGCCCCGCCCGTGGGAGAGCGTGGTGAATTCGACGTTGCAGGAAGTGGCGGCCTCGTATCCGCACACGACGCTCGTGGATTGGTATGGCAACAGTGCGGGCAAGGATTCGTACTTTTACCCGGACGGCGTGCATCTGAATCCGGAGGGGGCGCAGGTCTACGCGTCCTTGCTTTCGGTGGAAGTCACAACAGATAAGGAAAGGTAG
- a CDS encoding GNAT family N-acetyltransferase: protein MKEGLKVQTTPVRDEDESFLFALFTSTREQELQAWGWDEAMQQHFLQMQWRAQCSSYSVQFPQAEHLLLCHDQQPVGRVILNHSQESLHLVDITLHPNFRGQGIGTRYLLTLQQEGSESGQSVILNVRTDNPARRLYERLGFASTGEDELYVRMAWHSKQK, encoded by the coding sequence ATGAAGGAGGGCCTCAAGGTCCAAACAACGCCCGTGCGAGATGAGGATGAATCGTTTCTGTTTGCTTTATTTACCTCCACGCGCGAACAAGAACTTCAAGCGTGGGGATGGGACGAAGCGATGCAACAGCATTTTTTGCAGATGCAATGGAGGGCGCAGTGCAGTTCCTACTCCGTGCAATTCCCCCAAGCAGAACACTTGCTGCTCTGCCACGATCAGCAACCTGTAGGGCGTGTCATCTTGAATCACAGTCAAGAGAGCCTGCATCTCGTCGATATCACCCTTCATCCCAACTTCCGTGGACAGGGAATCGGCACCCGGTATCTGCTCACTTTGCAGCAAGAGGGAAGTGAGTCGGGACAGTCTGTGATCTTGAACGTCAGGACGGACAATCCGGCTCGCCGTCTCTATGAGAGGCTGGGGTTTGCAAGCACCGGAGAAGACGAACTGTACGTACGCATGGCGTGGCACTCGAAACAAAAGTAG
- a CDS encoding gluconokinase: MERKTCSLGLDIGTTSAKVIALAEDGTLITQRGHRLDLLHREDGAAEQDVTAVYAALMDVLSNVLTELRADNWHVRHVGFSAAMHSILAVDKAGTPLSHAVTWMDTRAKQSATDLWESETGKTIYTRTGTPVHPMSPLVKLHHWNQQRPEWVASIYKFVSIKEWIWHQWFGEWTVDASMASATGLYNVAEGAWDSQALQVAGVSLDQLSRVVPTTTCIPSIKSDVLRSLGFDEEVLFNIGATDGVLANLGVGAVEPHTLVLTIGTSSAVRVTSLHAQTNVDTRSFCYVLDGERFVLGGPSNAGGISVESLYAQVLAGIGVAWQPEELGAKLLEAGEVETRDLLCLPYVAGERAPLWAPEARASWIGIDRSHTGLHLLRAVVEGVLLNAYWIATSLFEMTGRPKKVMASGKLLEVAWIRQLMADIFGLPVYENQNGDASAVGAVWLAEIASGVRSLQDVLTTGQAEVSVTHPRTELQEHYQAKLERFQRLATFLN; encoded by the coding sequence ATGGAGAGAAAAACTTGCTCCCTTGGCCTCGACATCGGAACCACGTCCGCAAAAGTGATCGCTTTGGCAGAGGATGGAACGCTTATCACCCAGCGCGGGCACCGTTTGGACTTGCTTCATCGAGAGGACGGCGCGGCCGAACAGGATGTCACCGCTGTCTACGCCGCCTTGATGGACGTGCTTTCGAACGTGCTCACAGAACTTCGCGCCGACAACTGGCACGTCCGCCACGTCGGATTCAGCGCCGCCATGCACAGCATTCTCGCTGTCGATAAAGCAGGGACCCCGCTCTCGCACGCCGTCACGTGGATGGACACCCGTGCCAAGCAATCCGCCACCGACCTCTGGGAATCGGAAACAGGCAAAACCATCTACACACGCACCGGGACGCCGGTGCACCCCATGTCGCCGCTCGTCAAACTGCACCACTGGAACCAACAACGACCGGAGTGGGTGGCCTCCATTTACAAATTCGTCTCCATCAAGGAATGGATCTGGCACCAATGGTTCGGCGAATGGACCGTCGACGCTTCGATGGCAAGCGCCACCGGCTTGTACAACGTGGCAGAGGGAGCCTGGGACTCTCAAGCCCTGCAAGTCGCCGGAGTCTCTCTTGACCAACTCAGCCGCGTGGTCCCGACGACCACCTGCATTCCTTCTATAAAAAGCGACGTGTTACGCAGTCTCGGATTTGACGAAGAGGTCCTCTTCAACATCGGAGCCACAGACGGCGTGCTCGCAAACCTCGGAGTCGGAGCTGTCGAGCCTCATACGCTGGTCCTGACGATCGGCACGAGCAGTGCTGTGCGCGTGACCTCCCTCCACGCGCAAACCAACGTGGACACGAGATCTTTTTGCTACGTCCTCGACGGGGAACGGTTCGTACTCGGCGGCCCCAGCAATGCGGGCGGAATTTCGGTGGAGAGCTTGTACGCACAGGTTCTGGCAGGGATCGGCGTCGCGTGGCAACCAGAGGAATTGGGCGCGAAACTGCTCGAAGCCGGCGAGGTGGAAACGCGTGACTTGCTCTGCCTGCCCTACGTCGCGGGCGAACGTGCCCCTCTCTGGGCACCGGAAGCCAGGGCATCGTGGATCGGAATCGACCGCAGCCACACAGGACTTCATCTCCTGCGCGCGGTGGTCGAGGGCGTCCTGCTCAACGCCTACTGGATCGCGACAAGCCTGTTCGAAATGACCGGACGTCCGAAAAAAGTGATGGCATCCGGCAAACTGCTGGAAGTCGCGTGGATTCGCCAACTTATGGCGGACATCTTCGGCCTCCCGGTGTATGAAAATCAAAACGGAGACGCCTCCGCCGTCGGTGCCGTGTGGCTTGCCGAGATCGCATCGGGCGTGCGCTCTCTACAGGACGTACTCACCACAGGCCAAGCAGAAGTGAGCGTCACCCACCCGCGCACCGAATTGCAGGAACACTACCAAGCCAAACTGGAACGCTTCCAACGCCTCGCAACCTTCTTGAACTAA
- a CDS encoding MFS transporter, translating into MQKIGRKRWGIAFILFLGILVNYFDRTNMSVATKPMMSEYHLSTVQWGWIMSTFAWTYALMQIPIGALLDKIGVKWLMRIAGLIWTAATLLTAVVSGLGLIIASRLLLGIGEAPAFPSSSKATGYWFPLQERGVATATFDAAAKFSNVIGAPTVAWAVTEWGWRGGFYLTAVLSLLYTVIYWVWYRDPKEHPTLTVEERQYIEAGGAQQEGSAEGGVWKNFAFLLTQRKVWGLTLGFAAYGYTFYLFLTWLPGYLQSQMHMSVLKSATYTAIPWLIATVTDFFIGGFLVDKLVSKGYDQSKVRKTLFIIGLLLGLSVGGAAFTTDPNVAIIFISIALGGLAFAAPIGWSIPALIAPKGTVGMVGSIMNLVNNVMGILAPVITGYLAVSGSFASGFKVAAVVLLIGIAAFALLMGPIEKIKSPYEQAE; encoded by the coding sequence ATGCAAAAAATCGGCAGAAAACGTTGGGGGATTGCTTTCATCTTATTCCTTGGCATTTTGGTCAACTATTTTGACCGTACCAACATGTCGGTCGCAACAAAACCGATGATGTCGGAGTATCACCTCTCCACCGTCCAGTGGGGCTGGATCATGTCCACCTTCGCATGGACCTACGCTCTCATGCAGATCCCCATCGGGGCCCTGCTCGACAAGATCGGCGTCAAATGGCTGATGCGCATCGCCGGTCTGATCTGGACCGCCGCGACTCTGCTGACCGCCGTCGTCAGCGGCCTCGGGCTGATCATCGCATCCCGCCTGCTCCTCGGCATCGGGGAAGCCCCGGCCTTCCCGTCCTCGTCCAAAGCAACCGGCTATTGGTTCCCGCTTCAAGAGCGCGGCGTTGCAACCGCAACCTTCGACGCAGCGGCGAAATTCTCCAACGTCATCGGCGCACCGACCGTCGCCTGGGCGGTAACGGAGTGGGGCTGGCGCGGCGGTTTTTATCTCACCGCAGTTCTGAGCTTGCTGTACACCGTCATCTACTGGGTCTGGTACCGCGATCCGAAGGAACATCCGACGCTTACCGTCGAAGAACGTCAATACATCGAAGCCGGCGGCGCGCAACAAGAGGGTAGCGCAGAGGGCGGCGTTTGGAAAAACTTCGCGTTCCTGCTGACCCAACGCAAAGTCTGGGGCTTGACCCTCGGGTTTGCGGCATACGGCTACACGTTCTACCTGTTCCTCACCTGGTTGCCGGGGTATCTGCAAAGCCAGATGCACATGAGCGTTCTCAAATCGGCGACCTACACCGCCATCCCGTGGTTGATCGCCACGGTCACCGACTTTTTCATCGGCGGCTTCCTCGTCGACAAACTGGTGAGCAAAGGCTATGATCAATCGAAAGTCCGCAAGACGCTGTTCATCATCGGTCTGTTGCTCGGTCTCTCCGTCGGCGGTGCCGCGTTCACGACCGATCCGAACGTCGCGATCATCTTCATCTCGATTGCCCTCGGTGGTCTGGCATTCGCCGCCCCGATCGGCTGGTCGATTCCGGCCCTCATCGCGCCCAAAGGCACAGTCGGCATGGTCGGCTCGATCATGAACTTGGTCAACAACGTCATGGGGATTCTCGCCCCGGTCATCACCGGCTATCTCGCGGTCAGCGGCTCGTTCGCATCCGGCTTCAAAGTAGCGGCCGTCGTGCTCCTCATCGGGATCGCAGCGTTCGCCCTCCTGATGGGGCCGATTGAAAAAATCAAGTCCCCCTACGAACAAGCAGAGTAA